From the genome of Gorilla gorilla gorilla isolate KB3781 chromosome 4, NHGRI_mGorGor1-v2.1_pri, whole genome shotgun sequence, one region includes:
- the MRPL22 gene encoding large ribosomal subunit protein uL22m isoform X2: MWYLAKLIRGMSIDQALAQLEFNDKKGAKIIKEVLLEAQDMAVRDHNVEFRSNLYIAESTSGRGQCLKRIRYHGRGRFGIMEKVYCHYFVKLVEGPPPPPEPPKTAVAHAKEYIQQLRSRTIVHTL, from the exons ATACGAGGAATGTCTATTGACCAGGCTTTGGCTCAGTTGGAATTCAATGACAAAAAAGGGGCCAAAATAATTAAAGAG gTTCTCTTAGAAGCACAAGATATGGCAGTGAGAGACCATAACGTGGAATTCAGGTCCAATTTATATATAG CTGAGTCCACCTCAGGACGAGGCCAGTGCCTGAAACGCATCCGCTACCATGGCAGAGGTCGCTTTGGGATCATGGAGAAGGTTTATTGCCATTATTTTGTGAAGTTGGTGGAAGGGCCCCCACCTCCACCTGAGCCACCAAAGACGGCAGTTGCCCATGCCAAAGAGTATATTCAGCAGCTTCGCAGCCGGACCATCGTTCACACTCTATGA